CCTCGACATCCTCGAGCGTTCGGCCCGACTGTTCGACCGCGTCGTGATCGGCGTTGGCCGCAACCTCTCGAAGAAGACGCTCTTCGACGCCGACGAGCGCGTCGCGCTCATGCGCGACGCGTGCAAGGCCTGTCACAACGTCGAGGTCCGCACGTTCGACGGGCTGCAGGTGACGTTCGCGAAAGAGGTCGGCGCGACCTTCATCATCCGCGGGATCCGCGCGCTCTCGGACTTCGAGTTCGAGTTCGAGATGGGCAACATGAATCGGAAGCTCGCCCCGGATATCGAGATGGTGTACCTGATGACCGCTCCTGATTACCTGTTCCTTTCCGCGTCGCGCGTGAAGGAGCTGGTCGCGTTCGGCGCCTCCGTCGAAGGTCTCGTTCCGCCGAACGTCGCAAAGGCGCTGCAGGCGCACATGGGTCATGGAGGCCTTCGCACCGGCGCCACCGAATCCAACGACTAGCATGAGCGCCGTACTCGCGATCGACGTCGGCAACACGAACATCGTCGTGGGTGCGTATGACAGAGACCGGCTCATCCGCACCTGGCGTCTCGTCACCGTTCATGACCGCACCGAGGACGAGCTCGCGGTGATGCTCGACGGTCTGCTGGCGCAGGAAGACCTGGCGCTCGACGAGATCGATGCGCTCGTGCTCGGCAGCGTCGTGCCGCCGCTCACGCAGGCGTTCACACGCCTCGCAGAGCGCTATCTCGATCGCGCGGCGTTCATCGTCGGGCCCGGCATCAAGACCGGGGTTCGCCTGCGTGTCGACAATCCGTCAGAGGTCGGCGCCGACCGCATCGCCAACACGCTCGCGGCTCACCGGCGCTACGGCGGCCCCGCCATCATCGTGGACTTCGGCACGACGACGAACTTCGACGTCGTGAGCGCGGAGGGCGATTTCCTCGGCGGATCGTTCGCGCCCGGGCTCGAGGTCTCCGCGGAGTCGCTCTTCGGTCGCGCGTCGCGGCTCTTCCGG
This portion of the Candidatus Limnocylindria bacterium genome encodes:
- the coaD gene encoding pantetheine-phosphate adenylyltransferase → MSDRVAIYPGSFDPPTNGHLDILERSARLFDRVVIGVGRNLSKKTLFDADERVALMRDACKACHNVEVRTFDGLQVTFAKEVGATFIIRGIRALSDFEFEFEMGNMNRKLAPDIEMVYLMTAPDYLFLSASRVKELVAFGASVEGLVPPNVAKALQAHMGHGGLRTGATESND
- a CDS encoding type III pantothenate kinase yields the protein MSAVLAIDVGNTNIVVGAYDRDRLIRTWRLVTVHDRTEDELAVMLDGLLAQEDLALDEIDALVLGSVVPPLTQAFTRLAERYLDRAAFIVGPGIKTGVRLRVDNPSEVGADRIANTLAAHRRYGGPAIIVDFGTTTNFDVVSAEGDFLGGSFAPGLEVSAESLFGRASRLFRVPLTPPATAIGKNTADCLRSGIVFGYVGLVEGLLARLVAELPAKPTVIATGGLASTIAPLAKGIEKVDEDLTLEGLRLLYELNA